Proteins encoded within one genomic window of Candidatus Zymogenus saltonus:
- a CDS encoding aldehyde ferredoxin oxidoreductase family protein, with protein MLGRNYIKVLYIDLTTRKIKIERREDLMEYIGGSGVAMKLFSELVKIDQDPLDPDQPIIFAIGPMNTIFPVVTKTAAVFRSPLTGNLGESHAGGRLAMAMRFSGYDAVVITGRASSPVYIAITEGSVDIKEAGFIWGERVERTGKVLRDRETHIGSGKRSIIRIGKAGEKMIRFAGVNVDTYRHFGRLGLGAVFGSKRLKAIVIGGNRSYPILKPKEYNKVYNKIHKIATESGAMKKYHEIGTPINVVPLNEAGGLPTKNLTQTKFELANEIDGVSFAEDLLLRKLSCSGCPTGCIHIGLLRIEYGPGYKTKFTGVGYDYELIFALGSMIGVGDKKGVLRLIDAVEEYGLDAMSTGVILAWITEMFKKGLLTEDQLGLKVDFGDTEAYLEIIANIVKRPNTFYRDVGMGLAKLAEKYGGKDFAMVLGKHEMTGYHTGYGAMIGQSVGARHSHLDNAGYALDQTMDKLDKREMVRKLIEEEIDRCMLTSLHICLFARKIYGDKELVCEALDSIGIKATPKSLTDMGEKVWRLKNEMKKKMGFDFRELRFPKRFFETKSLNGILDTDTAKEIVDIYVKEGGL; from the coding sequence ATGCTGGGTAGGAACTACATAAAGGTGCTCTACATCGACCTTACGACCAGAAAAATAAAGATCGAGCGTCGTGAAGACCTGATGGAGTATATCGGCGGAAGCGGGGTGGCCATGAAGCTCTTTTCGGAGCTTGTGAAGATCGATCAAGACCCCCTCGATCCCGACCAGCCTATCATTTTCGCCATCGGCCCCATGAACACGATATTTCCGGTGGTGACGAAGACCGCCGCCGTGTTCAGGTCGCCCCTTACGGGAAACCTGGGTGAGAGCCACGCCGGCGGACGCCTCGCCATGGCGATGAGGTTTTCCGGCTACGACGCCGTGGTCATCACCGGGAGGGCGAGCTCCCCGGTTTATATCGCGATCACCGAAGGCTCCGTGGACATAAAGGAGGCCGGATTCATCTGGGGTGAGAGGGTGGAGCGGACCGGAAAGGTCCTGAGGGACAGGGAGACGCATATCGGATCGGGAAAACGGAGCATCATAAGGATCGGCAAGGCGGGAGAGAAGATGATCCGCTTTGCCGGCGTCAACGTGGACACGTACCGCCACTTCGGAAGGCTGGGGCTGGGGGCAGTCTTCGGCTCCAAGAGGCTCAAGGCGATAGTCATAGGCGGAAACCGCTCCTATCCAATCCTGAAGCCGAAGGAGTACAACAAGGTATACAACAAGATACATAAGATAGCCACCGAGTCGGGCGCAATGAAAAAATACCACGAAATCGGAACGCCGATAAACGTCGTCCCCTTGAACGAGGCGGGAGGGCTCCCCACGAAAAACCTCACTCAGACGAAATTCGAGCTCGCAAATGAGATCGACGGTGTATCCTTCGCGGAAGACCTCCTGTTGAGAAAGCTCTCCTGCAGCGGCTGCCCCACGGGATGCATCCACATCGGGCTTCTGAGGATCGAGTACGGCCCCGGCTACAAGACGAAATTTACCGGCGTCGGCTACGACTACGAGCTGATCTTCGCACTGGGGAGCATGATAGGCGTCGGGGACAAGAAGGGAGTTTTGAGGCTTATCGACGCCGTAGAGGAGTACGGGCTGGACGCCATGTCCACCGGGGTTATCCTGGCGTGGATTACCGAGATGTTCAAAAAGGGGCTTTTGACCGAAGACCAGCTCGGTCTCAAGGTGGACTTCGGGGATACCGAGGCCTACCTCGAGATAATAGCGAACATCGTAAAACGCCCTAATACTTTTTACAGGGACGTGGGAATGGGACTCGCCAAACTTGCCGAGAAGTACGGCGGAAAGGATTTCGCGATGGTCCTCGGCAAGCACGAGATGACCGGATACCACACCGGCTACGGCGCGATGATCGGTCAGTCCGTGGGCGCGAGACACTCCCACCTCGACAACGCCGGTTATGCCCTCGACCAGACGATGGACAAATTAGACAAGAGGGAGATGGTAAGAAAGCTGATCGAGGAGGAGATCGACAGGTGTATGTTGACCTCCCTTCACATCTGCCTCTTCGCGAGGAAAATCTACGGCGACAAGGAGCTCGTCTGCGAGGCCCTCGACTCTATAGGGATAAAGGCTACGCCGAAGTCCCTCACGGATATGGGCGAAAAGGTCTGGAGGCTCAAAAACGAGATGAAGAAGAAAATGGGATTCGACTTTAGAGAGCTTAGGTTCCCGAAGCGCTTTTTCGAGACCAAATCGCTGAACGGGATATTGGACACCGATACCGCAAAGGAGATTGTCGACATATATGTCAAGGAAGGGGGGCTCTAA
- a CDS encoding radical SAM protein, with protein sequence MEPPSDDFIVTTRERKTSVLKKGTFGCLKGIASINITMGCLLGCVYCYARGYPGAPGSRRAVLFDNLPEKLESELSRKRERVPNVLFNTASDSFQPHPDILRISVKAMEILLSSSIPISFLTKGVIPRRFFDMVSGGGHSDLVTARIGVVSLSEDYRNRFEPHAATPAERLKNIEGLMEIGVKTEVRIDPVIPFVTDSNEDFDTLFRELAERGIKRVAISYLHLRPAIEEQFRRELDRFNMRLIEGIFTGSGWESVGSSTRSKLVSKGVREKGYDRAREAADKHGIRLSVCSCKNPDMPGEICTADLIRPQFTADEGKSQLSLPFS encoded by the coding sequence ATGGAACCTCCGTCAGACGACTTCATCGTGACGACAAGAGAGAGGAAGACCAGCGTCCTGAAAAAGGGAACCTTCGGCTGCCTCAAGGGGATAGCCTCGATAAACATCACTATGGGCTGCCTTTTGGGGTGCGTCTACTGCTACGCCCGGGGGTACCCGGGGGCGCCGGGCAGTCGAAGGGCCGTCCTCTTTGACAACCTCCCCGAAAAGCTGGAATCAGAGCTTTCGAGGAAGCGGGAGAGGGTTCCGAACGTCCTCTTCAACACCGCGTCCGACTCCTTTCAGCCCCACCCGGATATCTTGAGGATATCGGTCAAGGCGATGGAGATACTACTCTCAAGCTCAATACCGATCTCCTTTCTCACGAAGGGGGTGATCCCAAGGCGCTTTTTCGATATGGTCTCCGGCGGCGGCCACTCCGATCTGGTCACCGCCCGAATCGGTGTCGTCTCCCTCTCGGAAGATTACAGGAACAGGTTCGAGCCGCACGCCGCCACGCCGGCCGAGAGGCTCAAAAACATCGAGGGGCTTATGGAGATCGGCGTAAAGACGGAGGTTCGGATCGACCCGGTGATCCCGTTCGTGACCGACTCCAATGAGGATTTCGACACGCTCTTTCGCGAGCTCGCCGAAAGGGGAATAAAGAGGGTCGCGATAAGCTACCTCCACCTCCGTCCCGCGATAGAGGAGCAGTTCAGGCGGGAGCTCGACCGTTTCAACATGAGGCTCATAGAGGGGATCTTCACGGGATCGGGCTGGGAGAGTGTGGGATCATCAACCAGGAGCAAGCTTGTTTCGAAGGGGGTTAGGGAGAAAGGCTATGACAGGGCGAGGGAGGCGGCGGACAAGCACGGAATAAGGCTCTCCGTCTGCTCCTGCAAAAACCCGGACATGCCGGGCGAGATATGCACCGCCGACCTGATCCGGCCGCAATTCACCGCCGATGAGGGAAAGAGCCAGCTCTCCCTCCCGTTTTCTTGA
- a CDS encoding FAD-binding oxidoreductase, with protein sequence MWIEKFSNKSYRSIAKWGAVDGFHHPSENLTDYIRKNFGFTHKDFETHHLPGLEDIKPLKKPKIKDDEIKKIAGIVGKENVDVEDYARARHAVSAAYRDVISLRKGDIQYPPDVVVYPRGEEDIVKLVKLCSEKKIPITPFAGKSSVTYGTVPVKGGISLDFTRHMNKVLEVDELSFTCRVQPGMFGPAYEEYLNSYRSGRIKGGFTCGHFPQSFEYSCVGGWVMTRGAGGQSTGYGKIEDITVSMRVVTPKGMIVTKDFPAASIGPDIDEIMMGSEGAFGVMTEATLKIFPFNPEDRQMFTWFFRDWDEGLAAMREIMQGGFGFPSMLRISDPEETDIAMMLQGFEGSLPDKILQLLGYKPGRRVILLGSSEGDKDHGKLIKKKIRKISKRHGGLGLGSMGVKGYWKRRYNDPYMREDLLDIGIMSDTLETACTWSNIRHVWENVRKVVKARPKTICMVHASHCYQNGANLYFIFLSPMAKGKEIEDYTKFQADIVNAILKAGGSLSHHHGIGKMFAPWYREHIGEVSFGMIKAIKDYLDPKNIMNPGGTLGLDLKGKGEKGEK encoded by the coding sequence GTGTGGATTGAAAAATTCTCGAACAAATCGTACCGCTCCATTGCGAAGTGGGGCGCTGTGGACGGATTTCATCACCCCAGCGAAAACCTGACTGACTATATCAGGAAGAACTTTGGTTTTACGCACAAAGATTTTGAGACTCACCATCTCCCGGGGCTGGAAGACATTAAACCCTTGAAAAAGCCGAAAATAAAGGACGACGAAATCAAGAAGATCGCCGGAATCGTGGGGAAAGAAAACGTCGATGTCGAAGACTACGCAAGGGCCCGCCACGCCGTCAGCGCCGCCTACAGGGACGTCATCAGCTTAAGAAAGGGGGATATACAGTATCCCCCGGACGTCGTTGTCTACCCCAGGGGTGAGGAAGATATCGTTAAGCTCGTCAAGCTCTGCTCCGAGAAAAAGATCCCGATAACGCCCTTCGCCGGGAAGTCTTCCGTGACCTATGGCACGGTGCCGGTCAAGGGGGGGATAAGCCTCGACTTCACGAGGCACATGAACAAGGTCCTTGAGGTCGACGAGTTGAGCTTTACCTGCCGCGTCCAGCCAGGAATGTTCGGCCCGGCATATGAAGAGTACCTGAACAGCTACAGGAGCGGCAGGATAAAGGGCGGGTTTACCTGCGGGCACTTCCCCCAGTCGTTCGAGTACTCCTGCGTGGGCGGCTGGGTCATGACCAGAGGGGCGGGCGGCCAGTCGACCGGATACGGGAAGATCGAGGACATCACGGTCTCCATGAGGGTGGTAACCCCGAAGGGGATGATCGTGACAAAGGATTTTCCTGCCGCCTCCATCGGCCCGGACATCGACGAGATAATGATGGGAAGCGAGGGGGCCTTCGGGGTCATGACGGAGGCGACCCTGAAGATATTTCCCTTCAATCCCGAAGACCGGCAGATGTTCACCTGGTTCTTCAGGGACTGGGACGAGGGGCTCGCCGCCATGCGGGAGATCATGCAGGGCGGGTTCGGCTTTCCGTCGATGTTGAGAATCTCCGACCCGGAGGAGACCGACATCGCCATGATGCTCCAGGGATTTGAGGGGAGCCTTCCCGATAAGATATTGCAGCTTCTGGGCTACAAGCCGGGAAGACGCGTAATCCTCCTGGGGTCGTCCGAGGGGGACAAGGACCACGGCAAGCTCATCAAGAAGAAGATCAGGAAGATATCGAAAAGACACGGCGGCCTCGGCCTGGGATCAATGGGGGTCAAGGGGTACTGGAAGCGCCGCTACAACGACCCCTACATGAGGGAAGACCTCCTCGACATTGGGATCATGTCAGACACCCTTGAAACCGCGTGCACCTGGAGCAATATCAGGCACGTGTGGGAGAATGTAAGGAAGGTGGTCAAGGCGAGGCCGAAGACTATCTGCATGGTTCACGCTTCCCACTGCTACCAAAACGGGGCAAATCTATACTTCATTTTCCTGTCTCCCATGGCGAAGGGAAAGGAGATCGAGGACTACACCAAATTTCAGGCGGACATCGTAAACGCCATCCTGAAGGCGGGAGGGAGCCTCTCCCACCACCACGGCATCGGAAAGATGTTTGCGCCGTGGTACAGGGAGCATATAGGGGAGGTTTCCTTCGGGATGATAAAGGCGATAAAGGACTACCTCGATCCAAAGAACATCATGAATCCGGGCGGAACCCTTGGTCTCGACCTGAAGGGGAAGGGGGAGAAGGGGGAAAAGTAA
- a CDS encoding DUF2784 domain-containing protein: MENILSDAVLVVHFAWIIFIITALPIALCFRLKGLRIFHTVALIFTIIMQATGTLCPLTIIEENLRRRSSATFSYDGSFIITWLRRLIYIEDLGVSLKIIYILTALLLLFTLLTYLFWPIQKKKKGTNGI, encoded by the coding sequence ATGGAAAACATCCTCTCAGATGCCGTCCTTGTGGTTCACTTTGCGTGGATCATCTTTATCATCACGGCCCTTCCGATTGCCCTCTGTTTCAGGCTGAAAGGTTTGAGGATATTTCACACGGTTGCCCTCATATTCACCATCATCATGCAGGCGACCGGCACACTCTGCCCCCTGACTATAATCGAGGAGAATCTAAGGAGGAGGAGCTCGGCGACGTTTTCGTACGACGGGTCGTTTATCATCACCTGGCTAAGAAGGCTGATCTACATCGAGGACCTGGGCGTGTCCCTCAAGATAATATATATTCTCACAGCGCTCCTTCTCCTCTTCACGCTTCTGACCTACCTCTTCTGGCCTATACAAAAGAAAAAAAAGGGGACGAACGGAATCTAA
- a CDS encoding prolipoprotein diacylglyceryl transferase, translating into MHPDLLTIKGFTIHSYNFFVALGLLTGSLFFFYEVKRSGQDVWTGIDLYLWAVVGTFIGGKLLYILIDFRNIPRYFSSPGTILNTGSTMLGALLGALSAVVIYFRVKRLDPWLWSDLYAPSIPLAQAVARIGCLMAGCCYGIPTELPIGIVFTESRIAPLNAPLHPTQIYHMAFNLFIFLFLLLRRKRVAFRGELILSYVFLYVTARSLAGLFRAHPPTGGPFGATPTSLVIFAVVTIFAAVFYYRIRNGTGSESKKI; encoded by the coding sequence ATGCACCCCGACCTCCTCACGATCAAAGGCTTCACGATACATTCCTATAACTTCTTTGTCGCCCTGGGGCTTCTCACGGGATCGCTCTTTTTCTTTTACGAGGTCAAGAGGTCGGGACAGGACGTCTGGACGGGGATCGATCTCTACCTGTGGGCGGTTGTCGGCACTTTCATAGGAGGTAAGCTCCTCTACATTCTGATCGATTTCAGAAATATCCCCCGCTACTTTTCATCGCCGGGGACTATTCTAAACACCGGCTCTACGATGCTGGGGGCGCTTCTGGGGGCGCTCTCCGCCGTCGTTATCTACTTCAGGGTCAAGCGGCTCGACCCCTGGCTCTGGTCGGACCTATACGCCCCCTCCATCCCCCTTGCCCAGGCCGTCGCGAGGATAGGGTGCCTCATGGCGGGGTGCTGCTACGGCATACCCACCGAACTCCCGATAGGGATAGTCTTTACCGAATCCCGTATCGCGCCCTTAAACGCCCCGCTCCACCCCACGCAGATCTATCATATGGCCTTCAACCTTTTCATCTTTCTCTTTCTCCTCTTGAGGAGAAAAAGGGTCGCCTTCAGGGGCGAGCTGATCTTATCCTACGTCTTCCTCTACGTCACCGCCAGGAGTCTGGCGGGTCTCTTTCGCGCCCACCCGCCGACTGGGGGGCCTTTCGGGGCGACCCCGACCTCCCTTGTCATCTTTGCGGTGGTGACAATCTTTGCGGCCGTCTTCTACTATCGGATTCGCAACGGAACCGGATCGGAATCCAAAAAAATATGA
- a CDS encoding radical SAM protein yields MANVLLTSKCVRSCPYCFAKKEMDEKSIEDIMSWENLLYLTDFFKLSDENFVSLLGGEPTLHPQFTDIVLYLIERDMKVNVFTSGIMSDKRLDEMKKYLTNIPPEQLSFVCNLNNPKQTPTPKEEIEKVHKFLSVMGPWTEPGFNIYRTDFEIDFIFDLLIRFGMHHGLRLGIASPVPGYDNIFIRPDEIKGVIDRLYSYRELFDRFQLGPGLDCGFPLCSFNDEQLGWIFRTTGQIDFGCGPALDVTPDLEIYSCFPMSGYHRRSIFEFDNMGQISEYFGNLHQQIRNEVAGIYDECQDCVYLKTMRCSGGGVCQILNHFVKEAPVRFQEIEDGLSKYSLTV; encoded by the coding sequence ATGGCAAACGTCCTTCTGACATCCAAGTGCGTGCGCTCCTGTCCATACTGCTTTGCAAAAAAGGAGATGGACGAAAAGAGCATCGAAGATATCATGTCCTGGGAAAACCTCCTTTATCTCACCGATTTTTTCAAGCTCTCCGATGAGAACTTCGTGTCCCTTTTGGGGGGCGAGCCGACACTTCACCCGCAGTTTACCGACATAGTCCTATACCTCATCGAGCGGGACATGAAGGTCAACGTCTTCACGAGCGGCATCATGTCGGACAAAAGGCTCGATGAGATGAAAAAATACCTGACGAATATTCCACCCGAACAGCTCAGCTTTGTATGCAACCTCAACAACCCGAAGCAGACCCCGACGCCGAAAGAGGAGATCGAGAAGGTACATAAATTCCTCTCGGTTATGGGTCCATGGACCGAGCCGGGATTCAACATATACAGGACCGACTTCGAGATAGACTTCATCTTCGACCTTCTGATTCGCTTCGGGATGCACCACGGCCTCCGCCTTGGGATCGCGTCCCCTGTCCCGGGCTACGATAATATTTTTATCCGCCCTGACGAGATCAAAGGGGTTATAGACAGGCTCTACTCATACAGGGAGCTCTTCGACAGATTCCAGCTCGGCCCCGGGTTGGACTGTGGATTTCCCCTCTGCAGCTTCAACGACGAGCAGCTCGGGTGGATCTTCCGCACAACCGGCCAGATCGACTTTGGCTGCGGGCCGGCGCTGGACGTTACGCCCGACCTCGAGATTTACAGCTGCTTTCCCATGTCCGGCTATCACAGGAGGTCGATCTTTGAATTCGACAATATGGGCCAAATAAGCGAGTATTTCGGCAACCTGCACCAGCAGATCAGAAACGAGGTTGCGGGAATCTACGATGAATGTCAGGACTGCGTTTACCTAAAGACCATGAGATGCTCCGGCGGAGGTGTCTGCCAGATTCTCAACCACTTTGTAAAGGAGGCGCCGGTCAGGTTTCAGGAGATAGAAGATGGACTTTCAAAATATAGTCTTACCGTATGA
- a CDS encoding HAD family phosphatase has product MKPVSKLSPNIINRLSGIFFDIDDTFTLKGKIPAASFNALWALNRAGYKTVPITGRPAGWCDHIARMWPVSGVVGENGALYFHLDEKKGKLVRRFFIDPVEIEEKRERLKSIGDEILEQVPGTAYASDQSFRLFDVAIDFTEDVPKLSKKEIDKICAIFKANGVTYKVSSIHVNGWFGNYDKLNMTKIFSQEVLGINLDQNKDRFIFIGDSPNDEPMFRYFPNSVGVSNITDFLDDIKNPPAYIADSPGGEGFAEVADIIMSNKA; this is encoded by the coding sequence ATGAAACCTGTCAGCAAGCTTTCACCGAATATCATTAATCGATTGTCAGGGATATTTTTTGACATAGACGATACGTTTACGCTTAAAGGTAAGATACCCGCCGCGTCGTTTAACGCCCTTTGGGCGCTTAATCGGGCGGGCTACAAGACCGTCCCCATCACCGGGAGGCCGGCCGGCTGGTGCGATCACATCGCCAGGATGTGGCCGGTATCGGGTGTTGTGGGGGAAAACGGGGCGCTCTACTTCCACCTCGATGAGAAAAAAGGAAAACTCGTCAGGAGGTTTTTCATAGACCCCGTCGAGATCGAGGAGAAGAGGGAGAGGCTCAAATCGATAGGGGACGAAATACTTGAGCAAGTCCCTGGAACGGCCTACGCCTCCGACCAATCCTTTCGCCTCTTCGATGTAGCGATCGACTTTACGGAGGATGTACCCAAGCTCTCGAAGAAGGAAATAGACAAGATTTGCGCGATCTTCAAGGCCAACGGCGTTACCTACAAGGTAAGCTCTATTCACGTAAACGGCTGGTTCGGCAACTACGACAAGCTCAACATGACTAAGATCTTCTCTCAAGAGGTCTTGGGTATTAACCTCGACCAAAACAAGGATCGCTTCATCTTCATAGGCGACTCCCCCAATGACGAGCCGATGTTCAGATATTTCCCCAACAGCGTGGGCGTTTCCAACATCACCGATTTTCTCGATGACATAAAAAATCCCCCGGCATATATTGCAGACAGCCCCGGCGGGGAGGGATTTGCCGAGGTCGCCGACATCATCATGTCAAATAAGGCTTGA
- a CDS encoding SPASM domain-containing protein, which yields MPTVILKVTEACNSNCAYCDVIRKGSKVKTVSEEILEQFFKRVNEFLLERPDEEMEVIWHGGEPMMLGPEYYYRALDIQNKHCQETAPRIDHAMQSNMTLFDNSFTEIFGLLGIDSIGTSYDPTPCVRGPGKEMDSSTYNRKFLEGVKKLEEEGLSWGIIHVITKHSLKDPLGIFNFLANMTRDGSMMLNPVLFYKDEPRSRELGITPKQYAEFLGEIFPTWWKNRKRHPSSDPFRSFVDHLTNSNPSLLCNESGVCAETHFGMTPDGMMYQCGCASDWGLMCYGSIFDRSFTEILKDPIKEMLRERTKALKEGPCEGCRFWDICHGGCALDAWAVTRNFMDKSPWCVYRKTFLQKYFEPTTGIEYIPNSMTQEELDNYKKEPEALYPPVSRGKWHPPVNLKKTKEPVWINLVGNAGDALMVSGILKQLVDRDPSRRFNLVMRTSYDYIFRDHPAIENIGHPPADAAILNTAYWDHRDFGKPGKKAYHILAKMFKLKAPVEELLFVPGLPEEDPLLTEWIPFKEKNILISPSVVSPHMELDPKKWEELVERLNDEGFQVVQIGNANSIYIRGALSLLGLTTPMQELALLKRFDLVITADNPHAYLAHLAGVPAVVLWGPTNHLQFGFDGQGHLQTRPTCDYPDGCISPDNAVSFESECPMGPDHCMNQLDVETILSAVSDMLNGREAKGDEGVVHTSP from the coding sequence ATGCCTACCGTAATCTTAAAAGTCACTGAGGCCTGCAACTCCAACTGCGCATATTGCGACGTAATCAGGAAGGGGAGCAAGGTTAAGACCGTGTCGGAAGAGATTCTGGAGCAGTTTTTTAAGAGGGTAAATGAATTTCTTCTGGAGCGCCCCGACGAGGAGATGGAGGTGATCTGGCACGGCGGCGAGCCGATGATGCTCGGCCCCGAATATTACTATCGGGCCCTTGATATCCAGAATAAGCACTGCCAGGAGACCGCCCCCAGAATAGATCACGCCATGCAGAGCAACATGACGCTGTTCGACAACAGCTTTACGGAGATCTTCGGCCTCCTTGGCATAGACAGCATAGGCACCAGTTACGACCCGACACCGTGCGTTCGCGGCCCCGGAAAAGAGATGGACTCGTCAACATACAACAGGAAATTCCTGGAGGGGGTGAAAAAGCTCGAGGAGGAGGGTCTCAGTTGGGGCATCATCCACGTCATCACCAAACACTCTTTGAAGGATCCCCTCGGGATATTCAACTTCCTGGCGAATATGACCCGGGACGGATCGATGATGCTGAATCCGGTCCTCTTCTACAAGGACGAGCCGAGGTCCCGGGAGCTGGGGATCACGCCCAAGCAGTACGCCGAATTCCTCGGAGAGATATTCCCGACATGGTGGAAGAACCGCAAGCGACACCCTTCCAGCGATCCATTCAGGAGCTTTGTCGATCACCTCACAAACAGCAATCCCTCTCTCCTCTGCAACGAGTCGGGGGTGTGTGCGGAGACCCACTTCGGGATGACCCCGGACGGCATGATGTACCAGTGTGGATGTGCATCGGACTGGGGACTGATGTGTTACGGATCGATATTCGACCGCTCCTTTACGGAAATATTGAAAGACCCGATAAAGGAGATGCTTCGGGAGAGAACCAAGGCGTTGAAGGAGGGACCTTGTGAGGGCTGCCGCTTCTGGGATATATGCCACGGAGGATGCGCCCTGGACGCCTGGGCGGTCACGAGGAACTTCATGGACAAGTCCCCCTGGTGCGTATACAGGAAAACATTTCTCCAAAAATATTTCGAGCCTACAACCGGAATCGAGTATATCCCGAACTCCATGACACAAGAAGAGTTAGATAATTATAAAAAGGAGCCCGAAGCTTTATACCCGCCTGTTTCCAGGGGAAAGTGGCATCCCCCCGTGAACCTCAAAAAGACGAAAGAGCCGGTATGGATCAACCTCGTCGGAAACGCCGGGGACGCCCTCATGGTGTCCGGCATCCTTAAGCAGCTGGTCGACAGGGATCCGTCAAGGAGGTTCAACCTCGTCATGAGGACCTCCTACGATTACATCTTCAGGGATCATCCGGCCATAGAAAATATCGGCCACCCGCCCGCCGATGCGGCCATATTGAACACCGCATATTGGGATCATCGGGACTTCGGAAAACCGGGGAAAAAGGCATACCATATACTGGCGAAGATGTTCAAGCTTAAAGCCCCGGTGGAAGAGCTCCTGTTCGTGCCCGGCCTCCCGGAGGAAGACCCGCTGCTTACCGAGTGGATACCCTTTAAGGAAAAGAACATCCTGATCTCGCCCTCTGTCGTGTCGCCGCACATGGAGCTTGACCCAAAGAAGTGGGAAGAGCTCGTAGAGAGGCTCAACGACGAGGGATTTCAGGTTGTTCAGATCGGAAACGCCAATTCGATCTACATCCGGGGGGCGTTGAGCCTTCTGGGCCTGACTACGCCCATGCAGGAGCTGGCGCTTCTGAAAAGGTTCGACCTTGTCATCACCGCGGATAATCCCCACGCATACCTGGCACATCTGGCCGGCGTCCCCGCCGTGGTCTTGTGGGGGCCGACCAACCACCTCCAGTTCGGATTCGACGGCCAGGGACACCTGCAGACAAGGCCGACTTGCGATTACCCGGACGGCTGTATCAGTCCCGATAATGCCGTCTCCTTCGAGAGCGAGTGCCCAATGGGCCCCGACCACTGCATGAACCAGCTCGACGTAGAGACGATCTTGAGCGCCGTGAGCGATATGCTCAACGGCAGGGAGGCAAAGGGGGACGAGGGCGTCGTCCACACCTCGCCGTAA
- a CDS encoding 4Fe-4S dicluster domain-containing protein, whose amino-acid sequence MPKVLRAVKMDQCIACMGCMLTCARVRYQSFSVERSAIRVRTAGGFQSQMIADICMGCDPPPCAEVCMSGALTPRAGGGVKFNRDACFACEKCVAACPVGVITMDNELHIPIICVECGSCARHCPYECLEMVEVETKDYVKEEERMARDVEEEKNAG is encoded by the coding sequence ATGCCTAAAGTACTAAGGGCCGTAAAGATGGATCAGTGCATAGCCTGCATGGGCTGTATGCTGACGTGCGCCCGGGTCCGCTATCAGAGCTTCTCGGTCGAGCGCAGCGCCATCCGCGTGAGGACGGCGGGCGGCTTTCAGAGCCAGATGATAGCCGATATATGCATGGGGTGCGATCCGCCACCCTGCGCCGAGGTGTGCATGAGCGGCGCCCTGACGCCCAGGGCTGGCGGCGGGGTCAAGTTCAACAGGGACGCCTGCTTCGCCTGCGAGAAATGCGTCGCCGCGTGTCCCGTGGGCGTAATAACGATGGATAACGAACTCCACATCCCTATTATCTGCGTCGAGTGCGGATCGTGCGCCCGCCACTGCCCCTACGAGTGTTTGGAGATGGTCGAGGTGGAGACGAAGGATTACGTAAAGGAAGAGGAGAGAATGGCAAGGGACGTTGAAGAGGAAAAGAATGCTGGGTAG